From the Nodularia sp. NIES-3585 genome, one window contains:
- the cas10 gene encoding type III-A CRISPR-associated protein Cas10/Csm1, whose amino-acid sequence MVTSSEKVALQVIQQAIAALAKWADDKIQLPFKFQSLEEKEQEAVDKAKYILGWQENINVGILHLLFDKVNLCDQPKTEISKPNYHQLKAINNGNNKNTQYPNIPYPLNFKSVEQQQASFKDEIQKEVLAYLKVQDDGKNLSLLMLILEKFGSCLSFGESDVALVDMARTTAAVATALVNNTTEEISLIAGDLSGIQKFIYTISSDGALKSLRARSFYLELVTEEVVQQLLEKLQLPRTNVIYAGGGNLYILASGTEKNKIVIQQVRQQFNEWLLKEFQGKVFLALDCLNFPITEIATDAFANHWSNATKNLAVHKSQKFSGQIIDFINPRYSHEPCRVCHRDDVEPEKLKPLNKDEPDSILACGTCCSMFHLGSNLFGIEAIVRSTCEDVGSKLPTLSFKLPEIGESPAVNIYYHFFKTWKPIVLASDMVLLVNDWVLEHYQFKHFKNVYPLLLGNYGKEGEEDSDNPDEAKGFIRAGEMARKANGAKRVGYLRMDVDRLGQIFAKGLGKHQTLQRLAGLSRQMSYFFKVYLNSLAEDRKTNVSDKMKQLTPDDERLNLLFIYAGGDDLFISGAWNEIVEFAFDIYQSFRTYTGNNEHITLSGGISIDDIKFPLYQAAKTSGEAEEAAKGNGRDSLGLFGQGKSISIRLDIRAEKNLM is encoded by the coding sequence ATGGTGACAAGTTCTGAAAAGGTTGCATTACAGGTTATTCAACAGGCGATCGCAGCTTTGGCTAAATGGGCTGATGATAAAATTCAGTTACCTTTTAAGTTTCAATCTCTTGAAGAGAAAGAACAAGAAGCAGTTGATAAAGCTAAATATATTTTAGGCTGGCAGGAGAATATAAATGTTGGTATATTACACCTACTATTTGACAAAGTGAATTTATGTGATCAACCCAAAACGGAAATATCAAAACCAAATTATCATCAACTAAAAGCAATTAATAATGGCAATAACAAAAATACTCAATATCCCAATATTCCTTATCCATTAAATTTTAAATCTGTTGAACAACAGCAAGCATCTTTTAAAGATGAGATTCAGAAGGAAGTTTTAGCTTATTTAAAAGTCCAAGATGACGGAAAAAACCTTTCTTTATTGATGCTAATTTTAGAAAAATTTGGTTCATGTCTCAGCTTTGGAGAATCTGATGTTGCTTTGGTAGACATGGCAAGAACTACAGCGGCAGTTGCAACGGCTTTGGTGAATAATACTACTGAAGAAATTAGTTTGATTGCTGGTGATTTATCAGGTATTCAAAAATTTATCTACACTATTTCTTCTGATGGTGCGCTTAAGTCACTACGAGCCAGAAGTTTTTATTTAGAGTTAGTTACTGAAGAGGTTGTACAACAATTACTAGAGAAATTACAACTTCCGCGCACTAATGTAATTTATGCTGGTGGTGGTAATTTATATATTTTGGCATCTGGAACAGAAAAAAATAAAATAGTTATTCAACAAGTTCGACAGCAATTTAATGAATGGCTTTTGAAAGAATTTCAAGGTAAGGTATTTCTCGCTTTAGATTGTTTAAATTTTCCCATTACAGAAATTGCTACTGATGCATTTGCTAATCATTGGTCAAATGCAACGAAAAATCTAGCTGTACATAAATCTCAGAAATTTTCTGGACAAATTATTGATTTTATTAACCCACGTTACAGCCATGAACCTTGTCGCGTTTGTCATCGTGATGATGTAGAACCAGAAAAATTAAAACCCCTTAATAAAGATGAGCCAGATTCTATTTTAGCTTGTGGAACTTGTTGCAGTATGTTTCATTTGGGGAGTAATTTATTTGGTATAGAAGCAATTGTGCGCTCAACCTGCGAAGATGTAGGAAGTAAATTACCTACACTGTCATTTAAACTTCCTGAAATTGGTGAATCTCCTGCTGTAAATATTTATTATCATTTCTTCAAAACTTGGAAACCAATTGTTCTAGCTTCTGATATGGTTCTATTAGTCAATGATTGGGTATTAGAACATTATCAATTCAAGCATTTTAAAAATGTTTATCCCTTGTTATTAGGTAATTATGGAAAAGAGGGTGAAGAAGATTCTGATAACCCAGATGAAGCAAAAGGCTTTATACGTGCTGGTGAAATGGCGAGAAAAGCCAACGGTGCTAAGAGAGTTGGTTATCTACGAATGGATGTAGACCGATTAGGACAAATATTTGCAAAAGGTTTAGGTAAACATCAAACTTTACAAAGATTGGCTGGACTTTCACGCCAAATGAGTTATTTCTTTAAAGTCTACCTCAATAGTTTGGCAGAAGATAGAAAGACAAACGTTTCTGATAAAATGAAACAACTCACACCAGATGACGAGCGATTAAATTTACTATTTATTTATGCAGGTGGTGATGATTTATTTATCAGTGGCGCATGGAATGAAATTGTAGAATTTGCCTTTGATATTTATCAATCATTTCGTACCTATACAGGTAATAATGAACATATTACTCTTTCAGGTGGAATCAGTATTGATGATATCAAATTTCCGTTATATCAAGCTGCAAAAACTTCAGGAGAAGCAGAAGAAGCAGCGAAAGGGAATGGTAGAGACAGCTTAGGTTTATTTGGTCAGGGTAAGAGCATCTCAATTAGGCTTGACATAAGGGCTGAGAAGAATCTAATGTAG
- a CDS encoding ISAs1 family transposase: MSQGFETKFADAPKNCSGQRKSTQVADIGSIQQSLVGHFADIKDPRVERTKKHQLTDILVIAILAVIAGAQGWEDIENYGISKQKWLEEFLALPNGIPSDDTFRRVFEFIDPEALNRCFLSWVETLVTKTGGEIIPIDGKSIRGSYDRNQGKSALHVISAWSSEQHLVLAQMKVEDKSNEITAIPALLELLDITGSIITIDAMGTQTEIAKKIIDSKADYVLALKANHPTLYHQVEQWFETAVAEDFQGIDVSYDQRIEKGHHRTEIRQVWSARVSALGELYQPKVWAGLQSVVMVVRERRLWNKTTREVQFYLTSLHSDAQLLGRAIRKHWGIENQVHWTLDCTFAEDSCRIRSFHSPRNFALLRRIALNALNREQTYKRSLRQKMKRTGMDNDYMIRVLSSCFIDSTLDSSQPLCQA, translated from the coding sequence ATGTCACAAGGCTTTGAAACTAAATTTGCTGATGCTCCCAAAAATTGTAGTGGTCAGAGAAAGTCAACACAAGTGGCAGATATTGGCAGTATTCAACAGAGTTTAGTGGGGCATTTTGCGGATATCAAAGACCCCAGAGTAGAGCGAACCAAAAAACACCAACTCACAGACATCTTAGTAATTGCGATTCTGGCAGTCATCGCCGGAGCGCAGGGATGGGAAGATATTGAGAATTACGGCATCAGTAAGCAAAAGTGGTTAGAAGAGTTCTTGGCACTACCAAACGGAATACCATCAGATGACACTTTCCGTCGGGTGTTTGAGTTCATCGACCCAGAGGCATTAAATCGATGTTTTCTCAGTTGGGTAGAAACCCTGGTTACGAAAACAGGAGGAGAGATTATTCCCATCGATGGGAAAAGCATTAGAGGTTCTTATGACCGAAATCAAGGTAAATCAGCACTTCATGTGATTAGTGCCTGGTCTAGTGAACAACACCTGGTTTTAGCACAGATGAAAGTAGAGGATAAATCCAATGAAATTACTGCGATTCCCGCATTATTGGAATTGTTAGATATCACAGGTTCGATTATTACTATTGATGCAATGGGAACACAAACCGAAATTGCCAAAAAAATTATCGACTCCAAAGCCGATTATGTCCTGGCACTTAAAGCGAATCATCCCACTCTCTACCATCAGGTCGAACAATGGTTTGAAACAGCAGTAGCAGAGGATTTTCAAGGCATTGATGTTAGTTATGACCAACGCATTGAAAAAGGACATCATCGCACGGAAATCCGTCAAGTTTGGTCGGCGAGAGTTTCTGCTCTTGGTGAACTTTACCAACCCAAAGTCTGGGCTGGACTCCAAAGCGTTGTCATGGTTGTTCGGGAGCGTCGTCTTTGGAACAAAACTACTCGTGAGGTTCAATTTTATCTCACTTCTTTACACAGTGATGCTCAACTTTTAGGTCGAGCCATCCGCAAACATTGGGGGATTGAAAACCAAGTTCACTGGACTCTCGATTGTACTTTTGCTGAGGACTCTTGTCGCATTCGCTCTTTCCACAGCCCCCGAAATTTTGCGCTTTTACGACGCATTGCTCTCAATGCCCTCAATCGTGAACAAACTTACAAACGGAGTCTCCGACAAAAAATGAAACGGACTGGTATGGATAACGATTACATGATTCGAGTTCTCAGTTCCTGTTTCATTGACTCTACATTAGATTCTTCTCAGCCCTTATGTCAAGCCTAA
- a CDS encoding Uma2 family endonuclease: MNLTKNRLTFEQFLNYDFPEEGRYELVNGEIMRIQATRKHDNIADFLTRKFDIEVETRNLNYRVSERISVRTLTTSGKEQGRVPDVSVVDKNLWNANLSAYTAFIEPLQLAVEIVSTNWEDDYLDKLDEYQRLGISEYWIVDYLAIGSRNYLGNPKEPTIFVYILNEQGIYQPNAYRGIDRIISPTFPELNITVDQVFAA, from the coding sequence ATGAATCTAACTAAAAACCGACTCACCTTTGAGCAATTCCTTAACTACGACTTCCCCGAAGAAGGTCGCTATGAACTTGTAAATGGAGAAATTATGCGGATACAGGCAACCAGAAAACATGATAACATAGCAGATTTTCTCACCAGAAAATTTGATATCGAAGTTGAAACTCGCAATCTCAATTATCGAGTATCTGAAAGAATTTCCGTTAGAACTTTAACAACAAGTGGCAAAGAACAAGGTCGTGTTCCTGATGTTAGTGTAGTCGATAAAAACCTGTGGAATGCTAATTTATCCGCTTACACCGCCTTTATTGAACCGTTACAATTAGCAGTAGAAATAGTTTCTACAAATTGGGAAGATGACTATCTAGATAAACTCGATGAATATCAACGTTTAGGCATCTCTGAATATTGGATTGTTGATTATTTAGCTATTGGCAGTCGTAATTATTTAGGTAATCCCAAAGAACCAACAATTTTTGTCTATATTCTCAATGAACAAGGCATTTATCAACCAAATGCTTATCGAGGTATAGATAGAATTATATCCCCAACTTTTCCAGAATTAAATATTACAGTTGATCAAGTTTTTGCAGCATAA
- a CDS encoding DEAD/DEAH box helicase: MPTELAINQHFQTLTTFPPRNFQREAIAKLLHRQDILLRAPTGSGKTETAIAPFLFAKTLNLDFPNKLIYVVPLRTLANSLRQRTEILVQRWSQCHQIPSPVVTLQTGENPEDPRFEGDIVFCTIDQMLSSFLNIPYSVGRGSANVNSGAIFASYLVFDELHLLDPDRSFTTVIKVLQQVKGISPFLLMTATLTNELATQIQSLIAHGNNSN; this comes from the coding sequence ATGCCCACAGAATTGGCAATTAACCAACACTTCCAAACCCTGACAACCTTCCCCCCACGCAACTTTCAACGAGAAGCGATCGCAAAACTCCTCCACCGCCAAGATATCCTGCTGCGCGCACCAACAGGATCAGGGAAAACCGAAACCGCGATCGCACCCTTCCTCTTCGCCAAAACCCTCAACCTCGATTTCCCCAACAAGTTAATCTACGTTGTACCTCTGCGAACCCTGGCTAACAGCCTCCGTCAAAGAACAGAAATTCTCGTGCAACGCTGGTCACAATGTCATCAAATCCCCTCCCCAGTCGTTACCCTGCAAACAGGAGAAAACCCAGAAGACCCCCGCTTTGAAGGTGATATTGTCTTCTGCACCATTGACCAAATGTTGAGCAGCTTCTTGAATATTCCTTACTCAGTTGGTCGCGGTTCTGCTAACGTCAACTCAGGAGCAATTTTCGCCTCTTACTTAGTATTTGATGAACTGCATCTACTCGATCCTGACCGTTCTTTTACTACCGTGATTAAAGTTTTGCAACAAGTCAAAGGCATTTCACCATTTCTCCTCATGACCGCTACTTTAACCAATGAACTAGCCACCCAAATTCAAAGTTTAATCGCTCATGGAAATAATTCAAATTGA